In the genome of Brachypodium distachyon strain Bd21 chromosome 3, Brachypodium_distachyon_v3.0, whole genome shotgun sequence, the window GATCTCAAGGCGGTGAGTCGCCCTCGCTCGCCGCCACGTGTTTGTTGAAATGTTCGGCTTACGTACTCCCTCTGGCTTTGATTGGTgtggtgcgtgcgtgcgtgcgcgcgGGGCTCTTGGAGAATTCCTCCCCAAGCGTTGCTGGTGCCGGGAGACTGCGATGTTGCGCCTGACCTATCGAATTCGTTTTTTCTCCGAATCGAcggagagaagaaagaaacttCTTGGTCCGTGATCGACGTTGCTTCTTGAGGACTCGAATGATCGATCAGTGGATATGgattgtcgtggtggtgtcacggcagacgTCATAAGATGGCTTAAcatggggccgatggacgaaggaggaaccggaggagtgAGAGCGTGATGTAAACCACGCACGGAGTAAGAACACACggtgtttacccaggttcagagcccTCTTGATGAGGTAAAGCTCCTATTCCTACTTTGGTGTATTAACCGAGATACTAAgggctacaatggtgctccttgagctgttttttgagaaagaagaaggagaagtcCTAAATGGCTAAGTGAGGAACCCCTCTCACAGGAGGAGTGGagcttctatttataggccaaaGGTGTCATAGTGACATGTGAACCAAAAGCTAACCCTAGCTACCACCGGGCCCACCAGGACGCCCCATGGTCCCCTCCGGATTGTCCGGGAGGGGACAATGCAGCTTTGTGCTTTTCATACTGCAGGCGGCGCGCACTGTAGCCATGCCCCGGCCTTCGTCATCTGTCCTTATATGGCGCGTCACTGTGCAGTCGCCCGGCACAGcgacgtgagcaacgactCTTTTCCGTCATAAAGGGGGcactgctttactttgcgccatgtgaTCAGGATAGGACCGTTGGCGCATGCCGGCCTCAGCCGAGATGAGATAACTCGTACTTAttctgcaatcacataagacaagatagatatgccggcatacctttggtatgccggcctgtTATTAAGTCGGCTCAAAGATGCCGGCGTACTTGCTTACGCCGGCTTTGCTCTTGCTATCCCGGCTAatatgtgtcgtcatgaccctacccggggtcatccccctgACATGGATTGTTGGATCGATGTGCTCAGTGCTCAGCTACTGCAGAGCTGCTTGTACTAATGTGTGCTTTCTCCTGTCAAACTGAATGCAGGATGAGAAGACCAGGTCCTGGAAGAAACTAGTGAACGTTGCTGTGTCAGGTGCAGCCGGGATGATATCAAATCATCTGCTTTTCAAAGTAAGTAGTAGCATCTTGTAACGCCAAAACATGTTGACCTTTTATCTGACTGGATTTTTGCAGCTTGCCTCCGGTGAGGTTTTTGGACAGGACCAACCAATAGCACTCAAGTTATTGGGCTCCGAAAGATCGTTACAAGCACTAGAAGGTAGCTTCATTAGTCAACTTATTTGCCTTTTACTGACATTTGAGAAGCAACACCAGGTCACGTTAATTAGCTGCATAATTTAAATTCCAATGTTTTACTCCCAGGTATAGATGAATCACTGGGACCGCGCATGTATCTCCCGTCCCTTCTTCCTAATGCTTGCTTATAATCACAACCGCAGGTGTAGCTATGGAACTGGAGGATTCATTGTATCCCTTGTTAAGGGAAGTCAGCATTGGCATAGATCCTTATGTGGTCTTCGAAGATGCAGATTGGGCCCTTCTAATTGGGGCTAAACCCAGAGGCCCTGGAGTGGAGCGAGCTGCCTTACTAGATATCAATGGTCAAATCTTTGCTGAACAGGTTTCCTTCTGCATTCTTTTCCTTATTTCTTTGTCAAGTATACTGTCATAAAATTGTAAGAAATCCTCTCATAATaagtaattatttttttgtagaAAGCATTTCTCAAACTTAACTATCTGATTACTTACATGAAAGATGCACAATTATCTTGTGTAGTCAAGAACAAAAATACTGTGTTATCCCTTAGCATGAATCCTGCCAACAATCTTGAACAACCGCCCAGTATTAACACAAATGTGAGTGCACAAATGATCATGGAATAGTTGTATTGTTATGCACTGAAATTTTGAATTGTCTCAGGGGAAAGCACTTAACGCTGTGGCATCTCGGAATGTGAAAGTCATAGTTGTTGGAAACCCCTGTAACACTAAGTATGGACAGTTTTTGTGGTTGCTAACTGTGTTATTGATTTATCCTATTACCGTGCCTGACTTGTGGGTATATGCTGCATGTAGCGCATTGATTTGCTTGAAAAATGCCCCCAACCTACAAGCAAAGAACTTTCATGCACTGACAAGGTTGGATGAAAATAGAGCCAAGTGCCAGGTACTGCTGTCGAGAATCTTGATTATTTCTGATGCGTTTCTGTTATTTTATTTCACCAAAATGACATACTGAGTTGTCTTCCTCACAATATTTTTTCCAGCTAGCATTAAAAGCAGGTGTTTTTTATGACAAAGTATCGAATATGACTATTTGGGGGAACCATTCAACAACTCAGGTGAAGATCATGATTACAGATAACAAGACTGCTATGTCCATAGTACTTTGAAAGGCCATATCTTTACAGATGCATGTCTTGCTGATTGTTCATACTGATTTCCACTTGAGTAGGTTCCTGATTTCTTGAATGCCAAAATTGATGGGAAGCCAGTAAAAGAAGTCATCAAAGACACAAAGTGGCTAGAAGAAGACTTCACAGTAACTGTTCAAAAGGTACACACTGTTCATCATGTATCTGCAATTTATCCATCATTTAGGACAAATAAGGCAGTGCTAATTATGCAATTTTATGTTTATGCAGCGAGGAGGTGTGCTCATCCAAAAATGGGGCAGATCATCAGCTGCATCAACCGCTGTTTCCATCGTCGATGCTATGAGGTCCCTTGTAACTCCTACACCAGAAGGAGATTGGTTCTCTACAGGGGTAATTTTGCAGAgtattttttggatttttccGTTGTTGTTTTGTTCGTTCTGTCGTGCCTCTGAAGCAAAAGGCAAATCATAGGTTTATACGACTGGAAACCCCTACGGCATAGCAGAGGACATCGTGTTCAGCATGCCATGCAGATCAAAGGTATAATTTCATACTGAGAAAATCCccctttgtttttcttcatgaTACCATGGACACCACTGCAATTGGCACATGACATTTTGGTACAGGGTGATGGCGACTATGAACTAGTTAAAGATGTGGTAATGGACGATTTCCTCTGGGGCCGGATCAAGAAGGTACGAAGTCGTAAGAATTATCATTGACAGTACAGTGATAGATATAACACGTGCAGGTTCAAGTAACCGACCCTGCAATGACATTCTTGCAGAGTGAAGTTGAACTGATCGCTGAGAAAAGATGTGTCGCGCATCTTACAGGCGAGGTAAGCGACCATGAAGAACATTGTCTCGTGTTGCAAAATGCAAGGGTAATGTTGTTCACATGCAACCGAAATGAATTTGATGGAGCGTCTGTTGTTGGCAATGCAGGGTAATGCGTTTTGTGATCTTCCTGGAGACACCATGCTTCCTGGAGAGATGTAGGTGCTTCAACATGAAGACTTTCCGACATGATAAAGGAAGGATAGTTGAGAGAAACGACTGTTTGCAGATTGCAGCAGCTATTTATCTTCTGTATATCTAATAAGGATGCAGCAGACTTTGCTGTACAAAGATGATAATAATATAGAGCAAAATGTGGCGCTAATGACATCTCAAAGCCTTATTCATCAGTCTGCCGTACCATGCAGTGAACATCGGAGTCATTACCACCCATTTAAATTCTGCGACAATCATGTTGCAAACTTGTGAGGATAATATATTTACAGCTAAAAACTGGCCATTGGAACCAGGAACATGAACCGATAATAATGGCAGCATTACTGATTATTAAGCAATTCACGCGTACTAATTACTACTAATACTAATAGCACTGGAGGAATTCATACATACAACACTAGCTCTGGAGCTGCAAAACGGTACTGCCAGTGTTGCAGAACGTTCATGTCATGCAATGCACAATACATTTAGGCCAGCAGCAGGAGGTCCCCAGTTCTCTGCCTCAATACACATACTATTACCTAATGTCATGATATTTATACCAAATACCAGGTAAGGCCGGCACGCTACTTGCCGTAGATGCACAACCCCACCTCGCAGCTCACTAGGAGCATTATTGCCGAcaagaagaaaagacaaaAGCCACTCCTCAGCACCGCAGTTATGGTGTTGCAGCCGCCGCAGTGCATGCGGGTTCCAGGCTCAGAGCCTGTGGAGAACAGCAGCTCCATGTCTTCGCCCTTCTGGAAGGACCACTTGTCTTGTCGAGAAGCGACGGTTAGGCTTCCCTTTTCCATGCTGATTACTTCAGTAGACACACTGATGGTGTTAGGGTGTGCTCCAGAAATAGGAGCCAGGGATTTGCGAAGGTTGGGCGGGAACTCTGATGCAAAAGCATTGGGGCCGGTGATGGAATCCAACACCTTTACAAAATGGTTTACAATAGCGCCTCTCCTAGCAGGGGCATCTGTGGAACACAATACCAAAACTTGTCAATAATGTTCATTTACAGATACAGCCATCTAAGTTAACGAGCAGGAAATTAAACACCAGCCATTTGTCACGTTACCCTGATTAAGCAGGACTAAGCtaattttttcttgaaaagaGCACAAAACGATCCAATACTCCAATCTTGCTTAATCAGGGTAAGTAAATACAACTGCGAACATTTCCCTCGGAGTAACAAAGATGGATTTTACTGGCACAAGAGGTAATCAAACATGCTCATTGTCTGCAAACCTCAATCAACGCTAAAGAGCAAAACAAGGAAAGCATATAGCTGGCCTATTGTACTTTTCCATAATAATCATATTACCTGGTAAATTACAATTTAACTGACTACCAGCTTCAGGTAACCTAGCAGATGACGGGGCACCAACTACAAAATTAGGTTCTAAAACCTTTTGAGTTGGACTATATGTATAGGTGGTATTGTTGACCTGTAAAAGTAGAAAATTGTGGGTGATCTCCAGTAAACACATCAATGATCTGCAAAAGGTTTCACAAGTTCATCTCGATGTAAATGATCGCATACCTCTTGGCTAAGGACTGGCCCATTAAAAAGATGGGAGCCACTACCAGCTGACTGCTGTCCAGAGCACATCATATCATTAAATAAGTTATCATCAATTGCATCGTAGTATGGCATACCATCATCCACCATGCCAATACCAGATAGATTCGTTACTGGGGAACCAAGAAATCCAGCAGACTGCCCAAAACCATCATTGAACATTGTGGAATCAAAGGGTGCATCATGGAACATCAGAAAATCATCCTCTGGCTGAACTGAATTTGTTAGAGAAGACTGTGGGACATCAGTGATAGTTGAGCCCAAAGGGGAGTCATCTTGCAGTGACTGCAACAACTGTTCCAACTCGTCTGGCTGGAAAATATGTTCACCAGTGATGGGAGGAGCCTCATTGTTAGCCCCATTTACATGCTCGAAGCTGTGAGGTGTTCTCCAGTCTGAACCACCAGAATCATTGCCTAACGGATACCCTAAATCCTTCAGCTCCATGAACGCATTACTGGGGCTAGAACTATTTAAAAGATCTCCACCATTGGCATTAGATAACATATTTCCATTCAGCATTAGGCTATTTTGTTCTCCAGGATCAACATGCTGAAGAAAATTAGAACCAAGATTTGGGTCATTCAAAATGTCCCCTGAATTTCCTTCTGCAACTTCAGAATGGTTGCTATTATTTGAACTGTCAGAAACTGGCAAAGCAACACCACCATTCTCATTTTGACCGCCGCAGTCCTGAAAAAGGGAAGACAGGATGTTAGAACGATATACTAGTGGGGTTAATTACATAAAGAAATGATCAGAGTAAAACGGGAAAAATCACCCATAAAACCTAATTACACACACACAAAGTATGATTTAGTCCTGTAAAGATAAATAGTATGCTCTTATTAGGTAGAACCAATATTTCTTACAAACACTATTATGTTCAAGAAATCATAGTtaagaaaacatatttaatcATCTCTGACATGAGGGCCTTGCTCATGTCAAACAGTTAAAGACAaaaaaacaacacaaaaatTCCAACCTTTTAATGCTCATAGACATGAATACTATGGCATTACGACTCTTGTGTGTCGTGATCTCATATGACTTGCTACCTAATCCTGGCAGAAATATGAAGATGTATGTCAAAAAGCCAATGCATGTCAGCATCCTTGCTAGACAGCATGGCATAGAAATTTGTCAATGTAAGTTACAACAAGCTAAACGCCAATGATGAAGGAAGTCGAGCATCCCTGTTCAGAGAAAGATATACACAACAACTCTGAACCAAGGTGACACAGAAGCCATGCTCAGTAATGTTTTGAACCTTGTTTTTCTTGACAAACATGCCAGCAATAGATTAGAGTGAAACTATGCACCATCAATTACCATCCCACAGATTGATGGGAAAATACACAAGTCAAAGATATAACAGATTATGTGATAGCATGATAGCATACATAGTGGCAAGATTGTACAATGTCTTTCCCCTCTGACCACGGCTAATACAAATGCACCCAACAAAAATCCCAATACTAGAAAAGGCAATCCAATTGGGCTACACAAACTCATGTACTAATAGATTATATTCGCCAAAGAAAAATGTGATCGACAAAATAAGGTGATCGGCTGCCTATCAAGCAGTATATAACCAAATACGGTAACAGGACGGTCAGGTTAAAATAAGGTATACAAATATATGGGATCAGTAGTATGTCAAAACTGAAGAATAAAGCTTTTCGTGTTTTTAAGACTGAATAGTGGCATATTTCAACATGTAGGTCAACAGTGTATGACAAAGGCTTCTTGCAATAAAGAAGATGTGTCCTGAACAGCTACATACATGCTCGAGCAA includes:
- the LOC100837587 gene encoding malate dehydrogenase [NADP], chloroplastic translates to MDLSSSLATPQALRGGSLTGPLAAHAARRRSVQLLLRPRRPTARCSVDAAKQQVQGPPAAVTAEAEAEAAPGKECFGVFCTTYDLKADEKTRSWKKLVNVAVSGAAGMISNHLLFKLASGEVFGQDQPIALKLLGSERSLQALEGVAMELEDSLYPLLREVSIGIDPYVVFEDADWALLIGAKPRGPGVERAALLDINGQIFAEQGKALNAVASRNVKVIVVGNPCNTNALICLKNAPNLQAKNFHALTRLDENRAKCQLALKAGVFYDKVSNMTIWGNHSTTQVPDFLNAKIDGKPVKEVIKDTKWLEEDFTVTVQKRGGVLIQKWGRSSAASTAVSIVDAMRSLVTPTPEGDWFSTGVYTTGNPYGIAEDIVFSMPCRSKGDGDYELVKDVVMDDFLWGRIKKSEVELIAEKRCVAHLTGEGNAFCDLPGDTMLPGEM
- the LOC100837899 gene encoding NAC domain-containing protein 53 yields the protein MTLPSSSSPSAPAAAAAAAAAEPDDPTSLAPGFRFHPTDEELVSYYLKRKVLGRPLKVDAIAEVDLYKLEPWDLPARSRLRSRDSQWYFFSRLDRKHANRARTNRATAGGYWKTTGKDREVRHGPMVAGMKKTLVFHSGRAPKGERTNWVMHEYRLEGDGAAGIPQDSFVVCRIFQKAGPGPQNGAQYGAPFVEEEWDADDVGLLPLEGDADVDAEREAPGAMEKGYLQMSDLIQDCGGQNENGGVALPVSDSSNNSNHSEVAEGNSGDILNDPNLGSNFLQHVDPGEQNSLMLNGNMLSNANGGDLLNSSSPSNAFMELKDLGYPLGNDSGGSDWRTPHSFEHVNGANNEAPPITGEHIFQPDELEQLLQSLQDDSPLGSTITDVPQSSLTNSVQPEDDFLMFHDAPFDSTMFNDGFGQSAGFLGSPVTNLSGIGMVDDGMPYYDAIDDNLFNDMMCSGQQSAGSGSHLFNGPVLSQEVNNTTYTYSPTQKVLEPNFVVGAPSSARLPEAGSQLNCNLPDAPARRGAIVNHFVKVLDSITGPNAFASEFPPNLRKSLAPISGAHPNTISVSTEVISMEKGSLTVASRQDKWSFQKGEDMELLFSTGSEPGTRMHCGGCNTITAVLRSGFCLFFLSAIMLLVSCEVGLCIYGK